One window of Silurus meridionalis isolate SWU-2019-XX chromosome 9, ASM1480568v1, whole genome shotgun sequence genomic DNA carries:
- the myom2a gene encoding myomesin-2 isoform X3, with product MGWKREARLGLRQRQYFCFAQQDASKCSQADLKLCAVHFSRGKSSTQSTKKRQVEATEVMAEPAYTVPAFRKREPEGMEEYQRVSSHLGRNLTTLQEELHSMRVATHEQVVNIEITNEVRAMKYIRKELPIEIPKAPDFLLGLRSHTVWEKTPVKLFCTVSGTPTPIVQWYKNGVPVDPLSAPGKYKIENKYGVHSLIISRCTVADSAVYSAVATSSQGKVTSKATVCVRRPSGAAESSYLPGHAPLPSDIRRSKLEVTLLDRFGVTFGTEGESLTLVANMVVVPDLPNLPPEVMWYRDETLLTPSRWAEMYVGGGSAKLTLPHLNKDDEGLYTLRIWTKEGTTEHSAYLFVKDAAPSVVGAPGAPMDVVASDANKDYVLVSWKPPNTTSEPQITGYFVDSRKSGTANWVQCNSTPVKVCKFPVHGLTEGDSYHFRVRAVNSAGISLPSRMSSGVTAADVESDVEVIKIEGKYDIAIRQEELQEVYITTPGPPTDVHATEINQTYIVLSWKPPIPRGRATVWYLIEKSVGESNLWQRVDTGVQIRSPRCPLYELEDKKAYRFRVITVNKYGPSEPSEPSALIQKADPYGIVPNIGVPSAPGQVSASRNTKTSAFVQWDPPKQGKNLVGYYVDCCKVGTKVWTPCNHRPYKHTRFVVHGLTPGDTYIFRVQAVNAYGLSEESQESAPLFIDAALERGVDYAVPSAPYAITLLSCDGASMTVTWKRPKHTGGSKITSYYLDKREADSVLWKEVSSRPATSRVYKVENLTAGQFYEFKVQACNMAGVGLPSEPSVPFACEAWTMPEPGPAYDISFWEVRDDSLLVQWKAPVYTGASPITGYFLEMAKKGSSDFATVNAEALKHCYSRVTGLETGASYVFKVCAVNASGKGKASDVSEAVCVKALPGTKEIVCGVDEETGDIFLSFEACDVSELSKFVWSKSYKEISESKRVTASVAGRTSKLTFGNPEKEDLGLYSVAVTETDGVSSSYTLKEEELKKMLDLSYNIRHPIVPLKTELNYEVLEKGHVRFWLQAKKLSSAATYRFIVNDKHITSAEDHKISHNASTGVIQMVIEHFTRANEGTYTLQITDGKAKNQSSLVLVGDVFKAALKEAEFQRKEHLRKQGPHFSEYLSFYVDDNCTVMLVCKLANVRKDTKFSWFKEDEEITLDVAPNPMSGSCALPIPLFSRKDQGIYKAVLSDDRGKDTSVYEISGQVFEDIINAIAHIAGSSASELMLQCTPEGIRLQCYMKYYTEEMKTSWFHKESKIASSEKMRIGGTSEMAWMQICEPADREKGHYIIEIHDGKTAHTRSFDLSGQAYNDAYAEFQRLKAAAFAEKNRGRVVGGLPDVVTIMEYKTLNLTCTVWGDPKPEVTWFKNEQEVVSDDHNQISFESGKFASLTINSVTVDDSGKYSINVRNKYGGEFVEITVSVYKLGENIPEPKLGQMSKPTTTPKPTAPPSSKPQTPAPSVKTPTSTPSPFGKSPTPTPPQSAKSPVPTPKSPTPPRSAKSPTPPRFMRSPTPTKK from the exons ATGGGGTGGAAGAGAGAAGCGAGGCTCGGTCTGAGACAGAGGCAGTATTTTTGTTTCGCTCAGCAAGACGCTTCCAAGTGCTCTCAGGCCGACCTGAAGCTCTGCGCCGTTCACTTCTCCAGGGG GAAATCAAGCACCCAGTCAACGAAGAAGAGGCAGGTTGAGGCCACTGAGGTTATGGCAGAACCAGCCTATACGGTGCCAGCCTTCAGAAAGAG ggaaCCTGAAGGTATGGAGGAATATCAGCGTGTGTCCTCTCATCTCGGGAGGAATCTCACAACCCTGCAGGAAGAGCTGCACAGTATgagagtggccactcatgagcAAGTGGTGAATATTGAGATTACGAATGAG GTGAGAGCAATGAAGTACATCAGAAAAGAGCTTCCTATCGAGATTCCCAAAGCCCCAGACTTCCTGCTGGGTCTGAGATCTCATACTGTGTGGGAGAAGACTCCTGTCAAGCTTTTCTGCACCGTCTCCGGTACCCCCACCCCTATCGTCCAATG GTATAAGAACGGAGTTCCTGTGGACCCCCTGAGCGCACCCGGAAAATACAAAATCGAAAACAAATACGGAGTCCACAGTCTGATTATTAGCAG aTGCACAGTAGCCGATTCCGCAGTCTACAGCGCTGTGGCTACCAGCTCTCAGGGAAAGGTCACCTCGAAggccacagtgtgtgtgagaa GACCATCGGGGGCTGCAGAGAGCTCTTATCTACCAGGCCATG CACCTTTGCCCTCTGATATCCGTCGTAGCAAGCTAGAAGTGACCCTGCTCGATAGGTTTGGAGTGACATTTGGCACGGAGGGCGAGTCTTTGACTCTGGTGGCGAACATGGTGGTGGTGCCTGACCTTCCTAACCTGCCACCAGAGGTTATGTGGTATAGAGATG AAACTTTACTGACACCATCTAGATGGGCTGAGATGTATGTCGGTGGTGGTTCTGCCAAGCTGACTTTACCCCACCTGAACAAGGATGACGAGGGTCTGTACACTCTGCGCATCTGGACCAAGGAAGGAACGACTGAGCACAGCGCCTACCTGTTTGTCAAGG aTGCTGCACCCTCAGTAGTCGGAGCCCCAGGAGCCCCTATGGATGTCGTAGCCTCCGATGCCAATAAGGATTATGTCCTCGTCTCCTGGAAGCCTCCCAACACCACCAGCGAGCCACAAATCACCGGTTACTTTGTGGACAG tcGCAAATCTGGAACTGCAAACTGGGTCCAGTGCAACAGCACCCCAGTTAAAGTGTGTAAGTTTCCTGTGCATGGACTCACAGAGGGGGATTCCTATCATTTCCGAGTCCGGGCCGTGAACAGCGCAGGCATCAGCCTGCCGTCCAGGATGTCCAGTGGAGTGACTGCTGCTGATGTGGAAAGCGACGTAGAAG TGATTAAAATCGAGGGGAAGTATGATATTGCAATTCGTCAGGAGGAACTGCAAGAAG TGTATATCACAACGCCGGGACCCCCGACCGACGTGCATGCTACTGAAATAAATCAAACGTATATTGTTCTGAGCTGGAAACCACCCATTCCTCGAGGACGGGCAACTGTGTGGTACCTCATTGagaag TCAGTGGGTGAGAGTAACTTGTGGCAGAGAGTCGACACGGGTGTACAAATACGCTCACCACGTTGCCCTCTTTACGAACTGGAGGACAAGAAAGCGTACCGTTTCCGCGTTATCACGGTCAACAAGTACGGCCCAAGCGAGCCATCAGAACCCTCTGCTCTCATCCAGAAGGCAGACCCTTATG GCATCGTTCCAAACATTG GGGTTCCCTCAGCTCCAGGTCAGGTCAGTGCTTCTAGAAACACCAAAACCTCTGCCTTTGTGCAGTGGGATCCCCCCAAACAGGGCAAAAACCTTGTGGGCTATTACGTGGACTGCTGCAAGGTTGGCACCAAGGTCTGGACCCCCTGCAATCACAGGCCTTACAAGCACACCAG GTTTGTGGTCCATGGCCTGACTCCTGGGGACACGTATATCTTCCGTGTCCAGGCGGTGAATGCCTATGGTCTGAGCGAGGAGTCTCAGGAATCTGCTCCACTCTTCATTGATGCTGCTTTGG AGCGAGGAGTGGATTATG CTGTTCCCTCTGCCCCGTACGCCATCACTCTACTCAGCTGTGATGGAGCCTCCATGACCGTGACCTGGAAACGCCCTAAACACACAGGAGGAAGCAAGATCACGTCTTACTACCTGGACAAACGTGAAGCAGACTCTGTGTTATGGAAGGAGGTCAGCTCAAGGCCTGCCACTAGCAGAGTTTATAAG GTGGAGAATCTGACCGCTGGACAATTCTATGAGTTTAAGGTTCAAGCCTGCAATATGGCTGGCGTCGGTCTGCCGTCTGAGCCCAGCGTTCCTTTCGCCTGCGAGGCCTGGACCATGCCTGAGCCTG GTCCTGCATATGACATCAGTTTTTGGGAGGTGCGAGATGATTCCCTCCTGGTGCAGTGGAAGGCTCCGGTCTACACCGGTGCCAGTCCCATTACAGGATACTTTTTGGAAATGGCTAAGAAAGGATCTTCTGATTTTGCTACAGTGAATGCTGAGGCTTTGAAGCATTGTTATTCAAGG GTGACCGGTTTGGAAACGGGAGCTTCGTATGTGTTTAAAGTATGTGCGGTGAATGCCTCAGGTAAAGGAAAGGCTTCGGATGTATcagaggctgtgtgtgtgaaagctctGCCAG GTACGAAGGAgattgtgtgtggtgtggacGAGGAGACTGGAGACATTTTCTTGTCGTTTGAGGCTTGCGACGTATCCGAGCTCTCCAAGTTTGTTTGGTCGAAGTCCTACAAAGAAATCAGCGAATCCAAGAGAGTCACTGCTTCGGTCGCCGGAAGAAC CTCCAAGCTGACATTTGGAAACCCTGAAAAGGAAGATCTGGGTCTGTATTCTGTGGCGGTGACTGAGACAGATGGAGTGTCCTCCAGTTATACCCTCAAAGAGGAGG aattgAAAAAGATGCTTGATCTCAGCTACAACATCAGACATCCAA TCGTTCCCCTGAAGACAGAGCTGAACTACGAAGTTCTTGAGAAGGGTCATGTGCGCTTCTGGCTGCAGGCCAAGAAACTCTCCTCTGCTGCAACCTACAGGTTCATCGTTAATGACAAGCACATCACTAGTGCTGAG GATCACAAGATTAGCCACAACGCTTCCACTGGAGTTATTCAGATGGTAATCGAACACTTCACAAGGGCCAATGAGGGCACGTATACCCTCCAGATCACTGACGGAAAAGCTAAAAATCAAAGCTCCCTGGTGCTTGTTGGAGACG TCTTCAAGGCTGCACTGAAGGAGGCTGAATTTCAGAGAAAAGAACACCTCAGGAAACAAG GTCCTCATTTCTCAGAGTACCTGTCTTTCTATGTGGATGACAACTGCACCGTTATGCTTGTATGCAAG TTGGCCAATGTCAGGAAAGACACAAAATTCAGTTGGTttaaagaagatgaagaaatcACTCTTGATGTCGCACCCAACCCAATGTCTGGATCCTGTGCTCTTCCGATCCCCTTG TTTTCCAGAAAGGACCAGGGTATTTACAAAGCTGTGCTAAGTGATGATCGTGGAAAGGACACTTCAGTTTACGAGATTTCCGGCCAAG TATTTGAAGATATCATCAACGCCATTGCCCACATTGCTG GTTCTTCTGCCTCAGAGTTGATGTTGCAGTGCACACCAGAAGGCATTAGACTGCAGTGCTACATGAAATATTACACAGAGGAAATGAAGACCAGCTGGTTCCACAA GGAAAGTAAAATCGCCTCCTCAGAGAAGATGAGAATCGGAGGCACGTCTGAAATGGCTTGGATGCAGATCTGTGAGCCTGCTGATAGAGAAAAGGGCCATTACATTATCGAGATTCACGACGGCAAAACCGCCCACACCCGTTCCTTCGACCTCTCAGGACAAG CATACAATGATGCCTATGCTGAATTCCAAAGACTCAA GGCTGCAGCTTTTGCAGAGAAAA ACCGCGGCAGAGTAGTGGGTGGACTGCCAGATGTTGTCACCATTATGGAGTATAAG ACCCTGAATTTGACCTGCACAGTGTGGGGTGACCCCAAACCTGAGGTCACCTGGTTCAAGAACGAACAGGAAGTCGTGTCTGATGACCACAACCAGATCTCGTTTGAGAGTGGCAAGTTCGCCAGCCTCACCATTAACTCTGTCACAGTGGACGACTCGGGCAAGTACAGCATCAACGTGCGGAATAAATATGGCGGTGAGTTTGTGGAGATCACCGTCAGTGTGTACAAGCTGGGTGAGAACATCCCCGAACCCAAGTTGGGACAGATGAGCAAACCTACCACAACACCGAAGCCAACTGCACCACCCTCTTCAAAGCCCCAGACTCCTGCACCATCCGTGAAGACCCCCACTTCTACCCCGTCCCCATTTGGTAAATCCCCAACCCCAACTCCACCTCAGTCTGCAAAGTCCCCTGTCCCAACTCCCAAATCCCCCACCCCACCAAGGAGTGCCAAATCCCCCACTCCACCCAGATTCATGAGGTCCCCAACACCCACAAAGAAGTAA
- the myom2a gene encoding M-protein, striated muscle isoform X4, producing MGWKREARLGLRQRQYFCFAQQDASKCSQADLKLCAVHFSRGSPDMPTRVMPLYEKTQTQVGHQYTSSKHVVQQTSSRKSSTQSTKKRQVEATEVMAEPAYTVPAFRKREPEGMEEYQRVSSHLGRNLTTLQEELHSMRVATHEQVVNIEITNEVRAMKYIRKELPIEIPKAPDFLLGLRSHTVWEKTPVKLFCTVSGTPTPIVQWYKNGVPVDPLSAPGKYKIENKYGVHSLIISRCTVADSAVYSAVATSSQGKVTSKATVCVRRPSGAAESSYLPGHAPLPSDIRRSKLEVTLLDRFGVTFGTEGESLTLVANMVVVPDLPNLPPEVMWYRDETLLTPSRWAEMYVGGGSAKLTLPHLNKDDEGLYTLRIWTKEGTTEHSAYLFVKDAAPSVVGAPGAPMDVVASDANKDYVLVSWKPPNTTSEPQITGYFVDSRKSGTANWVQCNSTPVKVCKFPVHGLTEGDSYHFRVRAVNSAGISLPSRMSSGVTAADVESDVEGVPSAPGQVSASRNTKTSAFVQWDPPKQGKNLVGYYVDCCKVGTKVWTPCNHRPYKHTRFVVHGLTPGDTYIFRVQAVNAYGLSEESQESAPLFIDAALERGVDYAVPSAPYAITLLSCDGASMTVTWKRPKHTGGSKITSYYLDKREADSVLWKEVSSRPATSRVYKVENLTAGQFYEFKVQACNMAGVGLPSEPSVPFACEAWTMPEPGPAYDISFWEVRDDSLLVQWKAPVYTGASPITGYFLEMAKKGSSDFATVNAEALKHCYSRVTGLETGASYVFKVCAVNASGKGKASDVSEAVCVKALPGTKEIVCGVDEETGDIFLSFEACDVSELSKFVWSKSYKEISESKRVTASVAGRTSKLTFGNPEKEDLGLYSVAVTETDGVSSSYTLKEEELKKMLDLSYNIRHPIVPLKTELNYEVLEKGHVRFWLQAKKLSSAATYRFIVNDKHITSAEDHKISHNASTGVIQMVIEHFTRANEGTYTLQITDGKAKNQSSLVLVGDVFKAALKEAEFQRKEHLRKQGPHFSEYLSFYVDDNCTVMLVCKLANVRKDTKFSWFKEDEEITLDVAPNPMSGSCALPIPLFSRKDQGIYKAVLSDDRGKDTSVYEISGQVFEDIINAIAHIAGSSASELMLQCTPEGIRLQCYMKYYTEEMKTSWFHKESKIASSEKMRIGGTSEMAWMQICEPADREKGHYIIEIHDGKTAHTRSFDLSGQAYNDAYAEFQRLKAAAFAEKNRGRVVGGLPDVVTIMEYKTLNLTCTVWGDPKPEVTWFKNEQEVVSDDHNQISFESGKFASLTINSVTVDDSGKYSINVRNKYGGEFVEITVSVYKLGENIPEPKLGQMSKPTTTPKPTAPPSSKPQTPAPSVKTPTSTPSPFGKSPTPTPPQSAKSPVPTPKSPTPPRSAKSPTPPRFMRSPTPTKK from the exons ATGGGGTGGAAGAGAGAAGCGAGGCTCGGTCTGAGACAGAGGCAGTATTTTTGTTTCGCTCAGCAAGACGCTTCCAAGTGCTCTCAGGCCGACCTGAAGCTCTGCGCCGTTCACTTCTCCAGGGG TTCTCCTGACATGCCAACGAGGGTCATGCCGCTTTATgagaaaacacagacacaagtTGGACATCAGTATACCAGCTCAAAGCATGTTGTTCAGCAGACCTCATCGAG GAAATCAAGCACCCAGTCAACGAAGAAGAGGCAGGTTGAGGCCACTGAGGTTATGGCAGAACCAGCCTATACGGTGCCAGCCTTCAGAAAGAG ggaaCCTGAAGGTATGGAGGAATATCAGCGTGTGTCCTCTCATCTCGGGAGGAATCTCACAACCCTGCAGGAAGAGCTGCACAGTATgagagtggccactcatgagcAAGTGGTGAATATTGAGATTACGAATGAG GTGAGAGCAATGAAGTACATCAGAAAAGAGCTTCCTATCGAGATTCCCAAAGCCCCAGACTTCCTGCTGGGTCTGAGATCTCATACTGTGTGGGAGAAGACTCCTGTCAAGCTTTTCTGCACCGTCTCCGGTACCCCCACCCCTATCGTCCAATG GTATAAGAACGGAGTTCCTGTGGACCCCCTGAGCGCACCCGGAAAATACAAAATCGAAAACAAATACGGAGTCCACAGTCTGATTATTAGCAG aTGCACAGTAGCCGATTCCGCAGTCTACAGCGCTGTGGCTACCAGCTCTCAGGGAAAGGTCACCTCGAAggccacagtgtgtgtgagaa GACCATCGGGGGCTGCAGAGAGCTCTTATCTACCAGGCCATG CACCTTTGCCCTCTGATATCCGTCGTAGCAAGCTAGAAGTGACCCTGCTCGATAGGTTTGGAGTGACATTTGGCACGGAGGGCGAGTCTTTGACTCTGGTGGCGAACATGGTGGTGGTGCCTGACCTTCCTAACCTGCCACCAGAGGTTATGTGGTATAGAGATG AAACTTTACTGACACCATCTAGATGGGCTGAGATGTATGTCGGTGGTGGTTCTGCCAAGCTGACTTTACCCCACCTGAACAAGGATGACGAGGGTCTGTACACTCTGCGCATCTGGACCAAGGAAGGAACGACTGAGCACAGCGCCTACCTGTTTGTCAAGG aTGCTGCACCCTCAGTAGTCGGAGCCCCAGGAGCCCCTATGGATGTCGTAGCCTCCGATGCCAATAAGGATTATGTCCTCGTCTCCTGGAAGCCTCCCAACACCACCAGCGAGCCACAAATCACCGGTTACTTTGTGGACAG tcGCAAATCTGGAACTGCAAACTGGGTCCAGTGCAACAGCACCCCAGTTAAAGTGTGTAAGTTTCCTGTGCATGGACTCACAGAGGGGGATTCCTATCATTTCCGAGTCCGGGCCGTGAACAGCGCAGGCATCAGCCTGCCGTCCAGGATGTCCAGTGGAGTGACTGCTGCTGATGTGGAAAGCGACGTAGAAG GGGTTCCCTCAGCTCCAGGTCAGGTCAGTGCTTCTAGAAACACCAAAACCTCTGCCTTTGTGCAGTGGGATCCCCCCAAACAGGGCAAAAACCTTGTGGGCTATTACGTGGACTGCTGCAAGGTTGGCACCAAGGTCTGGACCCCCTGCAATCACAGGCCTTACAAGCACACCAG GTTTGTGGTCCATGGCCTGACTCCTGGGGACACGTATATCTTCCGTGTCCAGGCGGTGAATGCCTATGGTCTGAGCGAGGAGTCTCAGGAATCTGCTCCACTCTTCATTGATGCTGCTTTGG AGCGAGGAGTGGATTATG CTGTTCCCTCTGCCCCGTACGCCATCACTCTACTCAGCTGTGATGGAGCCTCCATGACCGTGACCTGGAAACGCCCTAAACACACAGGAGGAAGCAAGATCACGTCTTACTACCTGGACAAACGTGAAGCAGACTCTGTGTTATGGAAGGAGGTCAGCTCAAGGCCTGCCACTAGCAGAGTTTATAAG GTGGAGAATCTGACCGCTGGACAATTCTATGAGTTTAAGGTTCAAGCCTGCAATATGGCTGGCGTCGGTCTGCCGTCTGAGCCCAGCGTTCCTTTCGCCTGCGAGGCCTGGACCATGCCTGAGCCTG GTCCTGCATATGACATCAGTTTTTGGGAGGTGCGAGATGATTCCCTCCTGGTGCAGTGGAAGGCTCCGGTCTACACCGGTGCCAGTCCCATTACAGGATACTTTTTGGAAATGGCTAAGAAAGGATCTTCTGATTTTGCTACAGTGAATGCTGAGGCTTTGAAGCATTGTTATTCAAGG GTGACCGGTTTGGAAACGGGAGCTTCGTATGTGTTTAAAGTATGTGCGGTGAATGCCTCAGGTAAAGGAAAGGCTTCGGATGTATcagaggctgtgtgtgtgaaagctctGCCAG GTACGAAGGAgattgtgtgtggtgtggacGAGGAGACTGGAGACATTTTCTTGTCGTTTGAGGCTTGCGACGTATCCGAGCTCTCCAAGTTTGTTTGGTCGAAGTCCTACAAAGAAATCAGCGAATCCAAGAGAGTCACTGCTTCGGTCGCCGGAAGAAC CTCCAAGCTGACATTTGGAAACCCTGAAAAGGAAGATCTGGGTCTGTATTCTGTGGCGGTGACTGAGACAGATGGAGTGTCCTCCAGTTATACCCTCAAAGAGGAGG aattgAAAAAGATGCTTGATCTCAGCTACAACATCAGACATCCAA TCGTTCCCCTGAAGACAGAGCTGAACTACGAAGTTCTTGAGAAGGGTCATGTGCGCTTCTGGCTGCAGGCCAAGAAACTCTCCTCTGCTGCAACCTACAGGTTCATCGTTAATGACAAGCACATCACTAGTGCTGAG GATCACAAGATTAGCCACAACGCTTCCACTGGAGTTATTCAGATGGTAATCGAACACTTCACAAGGGCCAATGAGGGCACGTATACCCTCCAGATCACTGACGGAAAAGCTAAAAATCAAAGCTCCCTGGTGCTTGTTGGAGACG TCTTCAAGGCTGCACTGAAGGAGGCTGAATTTCAGAGAAAAGAACACCTCAGGAAACAAG GTCCTCATTTCTCAGAGTACCTGTCTTTCTATGTGGATGACAACTGCACCGTTATGCTTGTATGCAAG TTGGCCAATGTCAGGAAAGACACAAAATTCAGTTGGTttaaagaagatgaagaaatcACTCTTGATGTCGCACCCAACCCAATGTCTGGATCCTGTGCTCTTCCGATCCCCTTG TTTTCCAGAAAGGACCAGGGTATTTACAAAGCTGTGCTAAGTGATGATCGTGGAAAGGACACTTCAGTTTACGAGATTTCCGGCCAAG TATTTGAAGATATCATCAACGCCATTGCCCACATTGCTG GTTCTTCTGCCTCAGAGTTGATGTTGCAGTGCACACCAGAAGGCATTAGACTGCAGTGCTACATGAAATATTACACAGAGGAAATGAAGACCAGCTGGTTCCACAA GGAAAGTAAAATCGCCTCCTCAGAGAAGATGAGAATCGGAGGCACGTCTGAAATGGCTTGGATGCAGATCTGTGAGCCTGCTGATAGAGAAAAGGGCCATTACATTATCGAGATTCACGACGGCAAAACCGCCCACACCCGTTCCTTCGACCTCTCAGGACAAG CATACAATGATGCCTATGCTGAATTCCAAAGACTCAA GGCTGCAGCTTTTGCAGAGAAAA ACCGCGGCAGAGTAGTGGGTGGACTGCCAGATGTTGTCACCATTATGGAGTATAAG ACCCTGAATTTGACCTGCACAGTGTGGGGTGACCCCAAACCTGAGGTCACCTGGTTCAAGAACGAACAGGAAGTCGTGTCTGATGACCACAACCAGATCTCGTTTGAGAGTGGCAAGTTCGCCAGCCTCACCATTAACTCTGTCACAGTGGACGACTCGGGCAAGTACAGCATCAACGTGCGGAATAAATATGGCGGTGAGTTTGTGGAGATCACCGTCAGTGTGTACAAGCTGGGTGAGAACATCCCCGAACCCAAGTTGGGACAGATGAGCAAACCTACCACAACACCGAAGCCAACTGCACCACCCTCTTCAAAGCCCCAGACTCCTGCACCATCCGTGAAGACCCCCACTTCTACCCCGTCCCCATTTGGTAAATCCCCAACCCCAACTCCACCTCAGTCTGCAAAGTCCCCTGTCCCAACTCCCAAATCCCCCACCCCACCAAGGAGTGCCAAATCCCCCACTCCACCCAGATTCATGAGGTCCCCAACACCCACAAAGAAGTAA